A genomic segment from Gossypium hirsutum isolate 1008001.06 chromosome D04, Gossypium_hirsutum_v2.1, whole genome shotgun sequence encodes:
- the LOC107948308 gene encoding pentatricopeptide repeat-containing protein At5g14080 isoform X2 — MRTVTDLATRIGRALISASNHATPNPTWTPSLEQTLLRLGCRESLTPSLVVRVIDSFPFIHYSLALGFFNWASRKPGFSHDSISYQSILKSLSSSRQFNAIEALLKQVKAQKLSLDPSVYRFIISSLIKGKKTQNAIWVFNEVNSLSAELGSELCNSLLATSVSDGYFVESQKVFDEMFQKGIVFNTIGLGLFIWSTCKTGELSNVLSLLDEVKKRSSWDVNGSIIAVLVVHGLCFSSRESEAFWALDELRSRGCKPDFIAYSIVAEAFRMTNNVVERELVLKKKRKLGVAPRSNDYREFILGLILERRISEARDLGEAIVSGNFPIEDDVLNALIGSVSRIDPGSAIMFLNFMVGKGRLPTLSTLSNLSKNLCKRSKGDELWEVYQVLSSHGYFSDLESYNVMVSFFCRAGRLREAYKVLQEMKTKGLSPNVLFYNHLMEACCKEDLVRPAKRLWDEMFASGCPGNLSTYNILIGKLSQIGEVEEATRLFRHMAGKGVTPDATTYTALLEGLCQESDFKSAFEIFNKSVEQDVWLAQTILGTFVIHLCRKDTHVVMLKWLADAKEIQLAIKHIQRVRGTSPSILQVIFSKLAASVSSTSGPNSAEQLLQAIQEEGPVGCKIY, encoded by the exons ATGAGAACAGTGACTGACTTAGCAACTAGAATAGGCCGAGCATTGATCTCCGCATCCAACCATGCAACCCCAAATCCGACTTGGACTCCGTCTCTCGAACAGACCCTTCTCCGACTTGGTTGTCGTGAGTCGCTGACTCCGTCACTTGTCGTTCGTGTCATCGACTCCTTCCCCTTCATTCACTATTCTCTTGCTCTCGGCTTCTTCAACTGGGCCTCTCGGAAACCTGGATTTTCCCATGATTCAATCTCTTATCAGTCAATTCTCAAATCTCTCTCGTCTTCCCGCCAATTTAATGCCATTGAAGCCCTCTTAAAGCAAGTCAAAGCTCAGAAACTCTCTCTTGACCCCTCGGTTTATCGCTTTATAATTAGTTCTTTGATCAAAGGAAAGAAAACCCAGAACGCAATCTGGGTTTTTAATGAAGTGAACTCTTTGAGTGCAGAGCTGGGATCTGAATTATGTAACTCACTTTTGGCTACTTCAGTTTCAGATGGTTACTTTGTTGAGTCCCAgaaagtgtttgatgaaatgtttCAGAAAGGTATTGTTTTTAATACAATTGGGCTTGGTTTGTTTATTTGGAGTACCTGTAAAACTGGTGAATTGAGTAACGTTTTGAGTTTGTTAGATGAAGTGAAAAAAAGAAGTTCTTGGGATGTTAATGGATCAATCATCGCAGTTTTGGTAGTTCATGGACTTTGTTTCTCATCAAGAGAATCAGAGGCTTTTTGGGCATTGGATGAGTTGAGGAGCAGGGGTTGCAAGCCTGATTTTATAGCTTATAGCATTGTAGCAGAAGCGTTCAGAATGACCAACAATGTGGTTGAGAGGGAGttggttttgaagaagaagagaaagctAGGTGTGGCTCCAAGGAGTAATGACTATAGAGAGTTTATCTTAGGGCTGATCCTGGAGAGGCGGATAAGTGAAGCAAGGGATTTAGGTGAAGCCATTGTGAGTGGGAATTTTCCTATTGAAGATGATGTTTTGAATGCATTGATAGGATCAGTTTCCAGGATTGATCCTGGTTCAGCAATCATGTTTTTGAATTTCATGGTTGGGAAAGGGAGATTACCCACTTTGTCAACCTTGAGTAATTTGAGTAAGAATTTATGCAAGCGTAGCAAGGGTGATGAATTATGGGAAGTTTACCAGGTTTTATCTTCACATGGTTATTTCTCGGATTTGGAGAGTTACAATGTGATGGTTTCATTCTTCTGCAGGGCTGGGAGATTAAGGGAGGCTTATAAGGTTCTTCAGGAGATGAAGACAAAAGGGTTAAGCCCAAATGTCTTGTTTTACAATCATCTTATGGAAGCATGTTGTAAAGAAGATTTGGTGCGTCCTGCCAAAAGGCTGTGGGATGAGATGTTTGCAAGTGGGTGCCCAGGAAACTTGAGTACATACAATATCCTCATTGGAAAGCTCTCACAGATAGGGGAAGTTGAAGAGGCTACGCGCCTTTTTCGTCATATGGCAGGGAAAGGGGTAACACCGGATGCTACAACATATACAGCTCTTCTCGAAGGACTTTGTCAAGAATCAGATTTTAAATCCGCTTTTGAAATCTTCAATAAATCTGTTGAACAGGATGTGTGGCTTGCACAAACAATATTGGGCACTTTTGTCATACATCTCTGCAGAAAAG ATACCCATGTCGTTATGCTGAAATGGTTAGCTGATGCTAAAGAGATTCAATTAGCGATTAAACACATACAACGGGTTCGAGGTACCTCACCTTCAATTTTGCAAGTTATATTCAGCAAGCTTGCTGCCTCTGTTTCTTCTACTTCGGGACCAAACTCTGCTGAGCAGTTGCTTCAAGCAATACAGGAGGAAGGTCCGGTTGGTTGCAAAATTTACTAG
- the LOC107948308 gene encoding pentatricopeptide repeat-containing protein At5g14080 isoform X1, which yields MRTVTDLATRIGRALISASNHATPNPTWTPSLEQTLLRLGCRESLTPSLVVRVIDSFPFIHYSLALGFFNWASRKPGFSHDSISYQSILKSLSSSRQFNAIEALLKQVKAQKLSLDPSVYRFIISSLIKGKKTQNAIWVFNEVNSLSAELGSELCNSLLATSVSDGYFVESQKVFDEMFQKGIVFNTIGLGLFIWSTCKTGELSNVLSLLDEVKKRSSWDVNGSIIAVLVVHGLCFSSRESEAFWALDELRSRGCKPDFIAYSIVAEAFRMTNNVVERELVLKKKRKLGVAPRSNDYREFILGLILERRISEARDLGEAIVSGNFPIEDDVLNALIGSVSRIDPGSAIMFLNFMVGKGRLPTLSTLSNLSKNLCKRSKGDELWEVYQVLSSHGYFSDLESYNVMVSFFCRAGRLREAYKVLQEMKTKGLSPNVLFYNHLMEACCKEDLVRPAKRLWDEMFASGCPGNLSTYNILIGKLSQIGEVEEATRLFRHMAGKGVTPDATTYTALLEGLCQESDFKSAFEIFNKSVEQDVWLAQTILGTFVIHLCRKGQFPVASKLLCVLNSDIAHSDTHVVMLKWLADAKEIQLAIKHIQRVRGTSPSILQVIFSKLAASVSSTSGPNSAEQLLQAIQEEGPVGCKIY from the exons ATGAGAACAGTGACTGACTTAGCAACTAGAATAGGCCGAGCATTGATCTCCGCATCCAACCATGCAACCCCAAATCCGACTTGGACTCCGTCTCTCGAACAGACCCTTCTCCGACTTGGTTGTCGTGAGTCGCTGACTCCGTCACTTGTCGTTCGTGTCATCGACTCCTTCCCCTTCATTCACTATTCTCTTGCTCTCGGCTTCTTCAACTGGGCCTCTCGGAAACCTGGATTTTCCCATGATTCAATCTCTTATCAGTCAATTCTCAAATCTCTCTCGTCTTCCCGCCAATTTAATGCCATTGAAGCCCTCTTAAAGCAAGTCAAAGCTCAGAAACTCTCTCTTGACCCCTCGGTTTATCGCTTTATAATTAGTTCTTTGATCAAAGGAAAGAAAACCCAGAACGCAATCTGGGTTTTTAATGAAGTGAACTCTTTGAGTGCAGAGCTGGGATCTGAATTATGTAACTCACTTTTGGCTACTTCAGTTTCAGATGGTTACTTTGTTGAGTCCCAgaaagtgtttgatgaaatgtttCAGAAAGGTATTGTTTTTAATACAATTGGGCTTGGTTTGTTTATTTGGAGTACCTGTAAAACTGGTGAATTGAGTAACGTTTTGAGTTTGTTAGATGAAGTGAAAAAAAGAAGTTCTTGGGATGTTAATGGATCAATCATCGCAGTTTTGGTAGTTCATGGACTTTGTTTCTCATCAAGAGAATCAGAGGCTTTTTGGGCATTGGATGAGTTGAGGAGCAGGGGTTGCAAGCCTGATTTTATAGCTTATAGCATTGTAGCAGAAGCGTTCAGAATGACCAACAATGTGGTTGAGAGGGAGttggttttgaagaagaagagaaagctAGGTGTGGCTCCAAGGAGTAATGACTATAGAGAGTTTATCTTAGGGCTGATCCTGGAGAGGCGGATAAGTGAAGCAAGGGATTTAGGTGAAGCCATTGTGAGTGGGAATTTTCCTATTGAAGATGATGTTTTGAATGCATTGATAGGATCAGTTTCCAGGATTGATCCTGGTTCAGCAATCATGTTTTTGAATTTCATGGTTGGGAAAGGGAGATTACCCACTTTGTCAACCTTGAGTAATTTGAGTAAGAATTTATGCAAGCGTAGCAAGGGTGATGAATTATGGGAAGTTTACCAGGTTTTATCTTCACATGGTTATTTCTCGGATTTGGAGAGTTACAATGTGATGGTTTCATTCTTCTGCAGGGCTGGGAGATTAAGGGAGGCTTATAAGGTTCTTCAGGAGATGAAGACAAAAGGGTTAAGCCCAAATGTCTTGTTTTACAATCATCTTATGGAAGCATGTTGTAAAGAAGATTTGGTGCGTCCTGCCAAAAGGCTGTGGGATGAGATGTTTGCAAGTGGGTGCCCAGGAAACTTGAGTACATACAATATCCTCATTGGAAAGCTCTCACAGATAGGGGAAGTTGAAGAGGCTACGCGCCTTTTTCGTCATATGGCAGGGAAAGGGGTAACACCGGATGCTACAACATATACAGCTCTTCTCGAAGGACTTTGTCAAGAATCAGATTTTAAATCCGCTTTTGAAATCTTCAATAAATCTGTTGAACAGGATGTGTGGCTTGCACAAACAATATTGGGCACTTTTGTCATACATCTCTGCAGAAAAG GTCAGTTTCCTGTTGCTTCTAAGTTGCTGTGTGTTCTAAATTCTGATATAGCTCATTCAGATACCCATGTCGTTATGCTGAAATGGTTAGCTGATGCTAAAGAGATTCAATTAGCGATTAAACACATACAACGGGTTCGAGGTACCTCACCTTCAATTTTGCAAGTTATATTCAGCAAGCTTGCTGCCTCTGTTTCTTCTACTTCGGGACCAAACTCTGCTGAGCAGTTGCTTCAAGCAATACAGGAGGAAGGTCCGGTTGGTTGCAAAATTTACTAG
- the LOC107948324 gene encoding ACT domain-containing protein ACR6 isoform X4: protein MEDGLWMSVLQRIETSAGFVPSRRGSVGVMPAEEHTSIELAGTDRPGLLSEVCAVLADLHCNVVNAEIWTHNARAAAVVHVTDDSMSCAISDPKRLSMIKELLCNVLKGSDDLKTAKTTLSAPGVMHRERRLHQIMFADRDYERVEKAGVRAVEEGSSRPQVTLLNIEKDYTVVTMRSKDRPKLLFDIVCTLTDMQYVVFHGMVNTGRIEAYQEFYIRHVDGLPISSEAERVRVIQCLEAAIERRASEGLELELCTDDRLGLLSDITRIFRENSLCIRRALISTKGGKAKDTFYVTDVTGNPVDPKIIDSIRAQIGHTALQVKCNSSLAPKLPHQETTMGHFFGNLFKARTFQNFKLIRSYS, encoded by the exons ATGGAGGATGGTTTATGGATG TCTGTTTTGCAGAGAATTGAAACTAGTGCTGGCTTTGTGCCGTCACGGAGAGGCTCCGTAGGCGTGATGCCTGCAGAAGAGCATACATCGATTGAACTTGCTGGCACTGATAGGCCTGGTCTATTATCTGAAGTATGTGCAGTTCTTGCGGACCTCCATTGCAATGTTGTAAATGCTGAGATATGGACCCATAATGCTAGGGCAGCTGCTGTAGTTCATGTGACAGATGATTCAATGAGCTGCGCAATCAGTGATCCAAAACGTCTCTCAATGATAAAGGAATTGCTTTGTAATGTTCTCAAAGGAAGTGATGACTTGAAAACTGCGAAAACAACGCTTTCAGCTCCAGGTGTTATGCACAGGGAGAGAAGGTTGCATCAAATCATGTTCGCAGACAGGGACTATGAAAGGGTCGAGAAGGCAGGAGTTAGGGCGGTAGAGGAAGGGAGTTCAAGACCTCAAGTTACTCTGTTGAATATCGAGAAAGATTACACTGTTGTTACCATGAGGTCAAAAGATAGGCCGAAACTATTGTTTGATATAGTCTGCACTCTCACAGATATGCAATATGTTGTTTTTCATGGAATGGTGAACACGGGAAGGATCGAAGCTTATCAG GAATTCTACATCAGACATGTAGATGGGCTCCCCATTAGCTCGGAAGCTGAGCGTGTTCGTGTTATTCAATGTCTAGAAGCAGCCATTGAGAGGAGGGCATCTGAG GGGCTGGAACTAGAATTGTGCACAGACGACAGACTTGGACTCCTGTCTGACATCACCCGCATATTCCGGGAAAACAGCTTGTGTATCAGGAGAGCATTAATTTCAACAAAAGGTGGCAAGGCCAAGGATACCTTCTATGTCACAGACGTGACAGGAAATCCAGTTGATCCCAAGATCATCGATTCTATCCGTGCACAGATTGGACATACCGCATTACAGGTGAAATGTAACTCAAGTCTTGCACCAAAACTACCTCATCAGGAGACAACAATGGGTCATTTCTTTGGAAATCTATTCAAAGCTCGAACTTTTCAGAATTTCAAGTTAATCAGATCTTACTCTTGA
- the LOC107948324 gene encoding ACT domain-containing protein ACR6 isoform X1 encodes MDDEFAKLVRRVNQPRVVIDNNACEDATVIQVDSVNKHGILLEVVQVLTDMNLTITKAYISSDGGWFMDVFNVVDNDGNKIRDKEVMDYIQSSVLQRIETSAGFVPSRRGSVGVMPAEEHTSIELAGTDRPGLLSEVCAVLADLHCNVVNAEIWTHNARAAAVVHVTDDSMSCAISDPKRLSMIKELLCNVLKGSDDLKTAKTTLSAPGVMHRERRLHQIMFADRDYERVEKAGVRAVEEGSSRPQVTLLNIEKDYTVVTMRSKDRPKLLFDIVCTLTDMQYVVFHGMVNTGRIEAYQEFYIRHVDGLPISSEAERVRVIQCLEAAIERRASEGLELELCTDDRLGLLSDITRIFRENSLCIRRALISTKGGKAKDTFYVTDVTGNPVDPKIIDSIRAQIGHTALQVKCNSSLAPKLPHQETTMGHFFGNLFKARTFQNFKLIRSYS; translated from the exons ATGGATGATGAATTTGCTAAGCTTGTCCGGAGGGTGAACCAACCCAG AGTTGTGATTGACAACAATGCTTGTGAGGATGCCACTGTTATCCAG GTTGACAGTGTCAACAAACATGGGATTCTCCTGGAAGTTGTCCAAGTGCTTACAGATATGAATCTTACAATAACAAAGGCATACATATCATCTGATGGAGGATGGTTTATGGATG TCTTTAATGTTGTTGACAATGATGGCAACAAAATTAGAGATAAGGAAGTTATGGACTATATTCAGAGT TCTGTTTTGCAGAGAATTGAAACTAGTGCTGGCTTTGTGCCGTCACGGAGAGGCTCCGTAGGCGTGATGCCTGCAGAAGAGCATACATCGATTGAACTTGCTGGCACTGATAGGCCTGGTCTATTATCTGAAGTATGTGCAGTTCTTGCGGACCTCCATTGCAATGTTGTAAATGCTGAGATATGGACCCATAATGCTAGGGCAGCTGCTGTAGTTCATGTGACAGATGATTCAATGAGCTGCGCAATCAGTGATCCAAAACGTCTCTCAATGATAAAGGAATTGCTTTGTAATGTTCTCAAAGGAAGTGATGACTTGAAAACTGCGAAAACAACGCTTTCAGCTCCAGGTGTTATGCACAGGGAGAGAAGGTTGCATCAAATCATGTTCGCAGACAGGGACTATGAAAGGGTCGAGAAGGCAGGAGTTAGGGCGGTAGAGGAAGGGAGTTCAAGACCTCAAGTTACTCTGTTGAATATCGAGAAAGATTACACTGTTGTTACCATGAGGTCAAAAGATAGGCCGAAACTATTGTTTGATATAGTCTGCACTCTCACAGATATGCAATATGTTGTTTTTCATGGAATGGTGAACACGGGAAGGATCGAAGCTTATCAG GAATTCTACATCAGACATGTAGATGGGCTCCCCATTAGCTCGGAAGCTGAGCGTGTTCGTGTTATTCAATGTCTAGAAGCAGCCATTGAGAGGAGGGCATCTGAG GGGCTGGAACTAGAATTGTGCACAGACGACAGACTTGGACTCCTGTCTGACATCACCCGCATATTCCGGGAAAACAGCTTGTGTATCAGGAGAGCATTAATTTCAACAAAAGGTGGCAAGGCCAAGGATACCTTCTATGTCACAGACGTGACAGGAAATCCAGTTGATCCCAAGATCATCGATTCTATCCGTGCACAGATTGGACATACCGCATTACAGGTGAAATGTAACTCAAGTCTTGCACCAAAACTACCTCATCAGGAGACAACAATGGGTCATTTCTTTGGAAATCTATTCAAAGCTCGAACTTTTCAGAATTTCAAGTTAATCAGATCTTACTCTTGA
- the LOC107948324 gene encoding ACT domain-containing protein ACR6 isoform X2 produces the protein MDDEFAKLVRRVNQPRVVIDNNACEDATVIQVDSVNKHGILLEVVQVLTDMNLTITKAYISSDGGWFMDVFNVVDNDGNKIRDKEVMDYIQSRIETSAGFVPSRRGSVGVMPAEEHTSIELAGTDRPGLLSEVCAVLADLHCNVVNAEIWTHNARAAAVVHVTDDSMSCAISDPKRLSMIKELLCNVLKGSDDLKTAKTTLSAPGVMHRERRLHQIMFADRDYERVEKAGVRAVEEGSSRPQVTLLNIEKDYTVVTMRSKDRPKLLFDIVCTLTDMQYVVFHGMVNTGRIEAYQEFYIRHVDGLPISSEAERVRVIQCLEAAIERRASEGLELELCTDDRLGLLSDITRIFRENSLCIRRALISTKGGKAKDTFYVTDVTGNPVDPKIIDSIRAQIGHTALQVKCNSSLAPKLPHQETTMGHFFGNLFKARTFQNFKLIRSYS, from the exons ATGGATGATGAATTTGCTAAGCTTGTCCGGAGGGTGAACCAACCCAG AGTTGTGATTGACAACAATGCTTGTGAGGATGCCACTGTTATCCAG GTTGACAGTGTCAACAAACATGGGATTCTCCTGGAAGTTGTCCAAGTGCTTACAGATATGAATCTTACAATAACAAAGGCATACATATCATCTGATGGAGGATGGTTTATGGATG TCTTTAATGTTGTTGACAATGATGGCAACAAAATTAGAGATAAGGAAGTTATGGACTATATTCAGAGT AGAATTGAAACTAGTGCTGGCTTTGTGCCGTCACGGAGAGGCTCCGTAGGCGTGATGCCTGCAGAAGAGCATACATCGATTGAACTTGCTGGCACTGATAGGCCTGGTCTATTATCTGAAGTATGTGCAGTTCTTGCGGACCTCCATTGCAATGTTGTAAATGCTGAGATATGGACCCATAATGCTAGGGCAGCTGCTGTAGTTCATGTGACAGATGATTCAATGAGCTGCGCAATCAGTGATCCAAAACGTCTCTCAATGATAAAGGAATTGCTTTGTAATGTTCTCAAAGGAAGTGATGACTTGAAAACTGCGAAAACAACGCTTTCAGCTCCAGGTGTTATGCACAGGGAGAGAAGGTTGCATCAAATCATGTTCGCAGACAGGGACTATGAAAGGGTCGAGAAGGCAGGAGTTAGGGCGGTAGAGGAAGGGAGTTCAAGACCTCAAGTTACTCTGTTGAATATCGAGAAAGATTACACTGTTGTTACCATGAGGTCAAAAGATAGGCCGAAACTATTGTTTGATATAGTCTGCACTCTCACAGATATGCAATATGTTGTTTTTCATGGAATGGTGAACACGGGAAGGATCGAAGCTTATCAG GAATTCTACATCAGACATGTAGATGGGCTCCCCATTAGCTCGGAAGCTGAGCGTGTTCGTGTTATTCAATGTCTAGAAGCAGCCATTGAGAGGAGGGCATCTGAG GGGCTGGAACTAGAATTGTGCACAGACGACAGACTTGGACTCCTGTCTGACATCACCCGCATATTCCGGGAAAACAGCTTGTGTATCAGGAGAGCATTAATTTCAACAAAAGGTGGCAAGGCCAAGGATACCTTCTATGTCACAGACGTGACAGGAAATCCAGTTGATCCCAAGATCATCGATTCTATCCGTGCACAGATTGGACATACCGCATTACAGGTGAAATGTAACTCAAGTCTTGCACCAAAACTACCTCATCAGGAGACAACAATGGGTCATTTCTTTGGAAATCTATTCAAAGCTCGAACTTTTCAGAATTTCAAGTTAATCAGATCTTACTCTTGA
- the LOC107948324 gene encoding ACT domain-containing protein ACR6 isoform X5 yields the protein MEDGLWMRIETSAGFVPSRRGSVGVMPAEEHTSIELAGTDRPGLLSEVCAVLADLHCNVVNAEIWTHNARAAAVVHVTDDSMSCAISDPKRLSMIKELLCNVLKGSDDLKTAKTTLSAPGVMHRERRLHQIMFADRDYERVEKAGVRAVEEGSSRPQVTLLNIEKDYTVVTMRSKDRPKLLFDIVCTLTDMQYVVFHGMVNTGRIEAYQEFYIRHVDGLPISSEAERVRVIQCLEAAIERRASEGLELELCTDDRLGLLSDITRIFRENSLCIRRALISTKGGKAKDTFYVTDVTGNPVDPKIIDSIRAQIGHTALQVKCNSSLAPKLPHQETTMGHFFGNLFKARTFQNFKLIRSYS from the exons ATGGAGGATGGTTTATGGATG AGAATTGAAACTAGTGCTGGCTTTGTGCCGTCACGGAGAGGCTCCGTAGGCGTGATGCCTGCAGAAGAGCATACATCGATTGAACTTGCTGGCACTGATAGGCCTGGTCTATTATCTGAAGTATGTGCAGTTCTTGCGGACCTCCATTGCAATGTTGTAAATGCTGAGATATGGACCCATAATGCTAGGGCAGCTGCTGTAGTTCATGTGACAGATGATTCAATGAGCTGCGCAATCAGTGATCCAAAACGTCTCTCAATGATAAAGGAATTGCTTTGTAATGTTCTCAAAGGAAGTGATGACTTGAAAACTGCGAAAACAACGCTTTCAGCTCCAGGTGTTATGCACAGGGAGAGAAGGTTGCATCAAATCATGTTCGCAGACAGGGACTATGAAAGGGTCGAGAAGGCAGGAGTTAGGGCGGTAGAGGAAGGGAGTTCAAGACCTCAAGTTACTCTGTTGAATATCGAGAAAGATTACACTGTTGTTACCATGAGGTCAAAAGATAGGCCGAAACTATTGTTTGATATAGTCTGCACTCTCACAGATATGCAATATGTTGTTTTTCATGGAATGGTGAACACGGGAAGGATCGAAGCTTATCAG GAATTCTACATCAGACATGTAGATGGGCTCCCCATTAGCTCGGAAGCTGAGCGTGTTCGTGTTATTCAATGTCTAGAAGCAGCCATTGAGAGGAGGGCATCTGAG GGGCTGGAACTAGAATTGTGCACAGACGACAGACTTGGACTCCTGTCTGACATCACCCGCATATTCCGGGAAAACAGCTTGTGTATCAGGAGAGCATTAATTTCAACAAAAGGTGGCAAGGCCAAGGATACCTTCTATGTCACAGACGTGACAGGAAATCCAGTTGATCCCAAGATCATCGATTCTATCCGTGCACAGATTGGACATACCGCATTACAGGTGAAATGTAACTCAAGTCTTGCACCAAAACTACCTCATCAGGAGACAACAATGGGTCATTTCTTTGGAAATCTATTCAAAGCTCGAACTTTTCAGAATTTCAAGTTAATCAGATCTTACTCTTGA
- the LOC107948324 gene encoding ACT domain-containing protein ACR6 isoform X3 yields MNLTITKAYISSDGGWFMDVFNVVDNDGNKIRDKEVMDYIQSSVLQRIETSAGFVPSRRGSVGVMPAEEHTSIELAGTDRPGLLSEVCAVLADLHCNVVNAEIWTHNARAAAVVHVTDDSMSCAISDPKRLSMIKELLCNVLKGSDDLKTAKTTLSAPGVMHRERRLHQIMFADRDYERVEKAGVRAVEEGSSRPQVTLLNIEKDYTVVTMRSKDRPKLLFDIVCTLTDMQYVVFHGMVNTGRIEAYQEFYIRHVDGLPISSEAERVRVIQCLEAAIERRASEGLELELCTDDRLGLLSDITRIFRENSLCIRRALISTKGGKAKDTFYVTDVTGNPVDPKIIDSIRAQIGHTALQVKCNSSLAPKLPHQETTMGHFFGNLFKARTFQNFKLIRSYS; encoded by the exons ATGAATCTTACAATAACAAAGGCATACATATCATCTGATGGAGGATGGTTTATGGATG TCTTTAATGTTGTTGACAATGATGGCAACAAAATTAGAGATAAGGAAGTTATGGACTATATTCAGAGT TCTGTTTTGCAGAGAATTGAAACTAGTGCTGGCTTTGTGCCGTCACGGAGAGGCTCCGTAGGCGTGATGCCTGCAGAAGAGCATACATCGATTGAACTTGCTGGCACTGATAGGCCTGGTCTATTATCTGAAGTATGTGCAGTTCTTGCGGACCTCCATTGCAATGTTGTAAATGCTGAGATATGGACCCATAATGCTAGGGCAGCTGCTGTAGTTCATGTGACAGATGATTCAATGAGCTGCGCAATCAGTGATCCAAAACGTCTCTCAATGATAAAGGAATTGCTTTGTAATGTTCTCAAAGGAAGTGATGACTTGAAAACTGCGAAAACAACGCTTTCAGCTCCAGGTGTTATGCACAGGGAGAGAAGGTTGCATCAAATCATGTTCGCAGACAGGGACTATGAAAGGGTCGAGAAGGCAGGAGTTAGGGCGGTAGAGGAAGGGAGTTCAAGACCTCAAGTTACTCTGTTGAATATCGAGAAAGATTACACTGTTGTTACCATGAGGTCAAAAGATAGGCCGAAACTATTGTTTGATATAGTCTGCACTCTCACAGATATGCAATATGTTGTTTTTCATGGAATGGTGAACACGGGAAGGATCGAAGCTTATCAG GAATTCTACATCAGACATGTAGATGGGCTCCCCATTAGCTCGGAAGCTGAGCGTGTTCGTGTTATTCAATGTCTAGAAGCAGCCATTGAGAGGAGGGCATCTGAG GGGCTGGAACTAGAATTGTGCACAGACGACAGACTTGGACTCCTGTCTGACATCACCCGCATATTCCGGGAAAACAGCTTGTGTATCAGGAGAGCATTAATTTCAACAAAAGGTGGCAAGGCCAAGGATACCTTCTATGTCACAGACGTGACAGGAAATCCAGTTGATCCCAAGATCATCGATTCTATCCGTGCACAGATTGGACATACCGCATTACAGGTGAAATGTAACTCAAGTCTTGCACCAAAACTACCTCATCAGGAGACAACAATGGGTCATTTCTTTGGAAATCTATTCAAAGCTCGAACTTTTCAGAATTTCAAGTTAATCAGATCTTACTCTTGA